One Drosophila kikkawai strain 14028-0561.14 chromosome 3L, DkikHiC1v2, whole genome shotgun sequence genomic window carries:
- the Abl gene encoding tyrosine-protein kinase Abl isoform X3, giving the protein MGAQQGKDRGSHSGGGGGGGVAPVSCIGLSSSSSPVASVSPHCISLSGSGGSNAPLGGGSTLRGSRIKSSSAGHSGNSGGGGGSSSGGAAGGSGGLSQRSGGHKDPRCNPSVGLNIFTEHNGTKHSSFRGHPGKHLEALLQSRPLPHIPAGSTAASLLADAAELQQDSGGVGLQCSSLSGGHSSTTSVFESTHRWTSKENLLAPGPEEDDPQLFVALYDFQAGGENQLSLKKGEQVRILSYNKSGEWCEAHSNSGNVGWVPSNYVTPLNSLEKHSWYHGPISRNAAEYLLSSGINGSFLVRESESSPGQRSISLRYEGRVYHYRISEDSDGKVFVTQEAKFNTLAELVHHHSVPHEGHGLITPLLYPAPKQNKPTVFPLSPEPDEWEICRTDIMMKHKLGGGQYGEVYEAVWKRYGNTVAVKTLKEDTMALKDFLEEAAIMKEMKHPNLVQLIGVCTREPPFYIITEFMSHGNLLDFLRSAGRETLDAVALLYMATQIASGMSYLESRNYIHRDLAARNCLVGDNKLVKVADFGLARLMRDDTYTAHAGAKFPIKWTAPEGLAYNKFSTKSDVWAFGVLLWEIATYGMSPYPGIDLTDVYHKLEKGYRMERPPGCPPEVYDLMRQCWQWDATDRPTFKSIHHALEHMFQESSITEAVEKQLNANATTTTNAASVSSSSAPSTSGIVTGGGATTTTTAASGGASTSSATASLSLTPQMVKKGLPGGQSLTPNAHHNDPHQLQASTPMSETGSSSTKLTTFSSQGKGNVQMRRTTNKQGKQAPAPPKRTSLLSSSRDSTYREEDPTSARCNYIDDLSTNGLARDINSLTQRYDSETDPTADPDTDATGDSLEQSLSQVAVASPASNKMQHSLHGGGGGIGPRSSQQHSSFKRPTPAPVMGNRGLETRQSKRSQQGLPTPPSPAPAHPHPHGASNNGSAHPITVGSLDVMNVKRVVNRYGTLPKVQRIGAYLDSLEDSSEPAAPAVAPVTPTPANGHATPPSSRVNPKVSPIPPQQMIRSNSSGGVTMQNNAAASLNKLQRHRTTTEGTMMTFSSFRAGGSSSSPKRSGSGVASNVQPALANLEFPPPPLDLPPPPEEFEGGAPPPPPPAAESAVQAIQQHLHAQLQPNNGNLNGNSNGNNNNDSSHNDVSNTAPSVEEASSRFGVSLRKREPSTDSCSSLGSPPEDLKEKLITEIKAAGKESAAPLANGCSSGITAVDPVSLLVTELAESMNLPKQQQQKLTNGNGQTGGFKPQLKKVETKKMSPPTAKAEPASNIIDFKAHLRRVDKEKEPPAPAQPAPNAANNANNCNASTGTLNRKDDNNKKYAQAMQKTEIKIDVTNSNVTEAETSAAAGEGDLGKRRSTGSINSLKKLWEQQPPAPDYASSSILQQQPSSVVNGGGTSSSQLSPKYGMMKATTTTTGTAKPGNRPPPAAPPPPPPNCTTSSIATTTTITTTTTSSTSSRDRHQAGGSSTTIKTSHSTQLFTDDEEQPHHEGSSTGGTGVGAPDMTQSLYEHKPQIQQKPAVPHKPTKLTIYATPIGKLAEPTGSGSTSTQISRESILELVGLLEGSLKHPVNAIAGSQWLQLSDKLNILQNSCVIFAENGAMAPHSKFQFRELVTRVEAQSQHLRSAGSKNVQDNERLVAEVGQSLRQISNALNR; this is encoded by the exons GTACGAAGCACAGCTCTTTTCGCGGCCATCCAGGCAAACACTTAG AGGCCCTGCTGCAGTCGCGTCCATTACCTCACATTCCGGCCGGAAGCACAGCGGCCTCTCTTCTGGCGGATGCGGCAGAGCTCCAGCAGGATTCCGGCGGAGTTGGTCTCCAGTGCTCCTCGCTGAGCGGTGGCCACAGCTCAACCACATCGGTGTTCGAGTCCACGCATAGATGGACCTCTAAGGAGAACCTGCTGGCACCCGGCCCCGAAGAGGATGATCCCCAGCTGTTTGTGGCCCTATACGACTTCCAGGCCGGTGGCGAGAACCAGCTGAGCCTAAAGAAGGGCGAGCAAGTGCGCATACTCAGTTACAACAAGTCGGGCGAATGGTGCGAGGCGCACTCGAACTCGGGCAACGTGGGCTGGGTGCCCTCCAACTATGTGACGCCGCTCAATTCGCTGGAGAAGCACTCGTGGTACCATGGACCCATCTCCCGCAATGCTGCCGAATATCTGCTGAGCTCCGGGATTAATGGCAGCTTCCTGGTGCGTGAGAGTGAGAGTTCGCCGGGTCAGAGGAGCATTAGCCTGCG CTATGAGGGTCGTGTCTATCACTATCGCATCTCGGAGGATTCCGACGGCAAGGTCTTTGTCACCCAGGAGGCAAAATTCAACACCCTAGCAGAGCTAGTGCATCATCACAGTGTGCCACACGAGGGTCATGGCCTGATCACACCGCTTCTGTATCCAGCGCCCAAGCAGAACAAGCCCACCGTCTTCCCGCTGAGTCCCGAGCCTGATGAGTGGGAGATCTGCCGGACGGACATTATGATGAAGCACAAGCTGGGTGGCGGGCAATATGGCGAGGTCTACGAGGCGGTGTGGAAGCGTTACGGCAATACAGTGGCTGTCAAGACCCTGAAAGAGGATACCATGGCCTTGAAGGACTTCCTGGAAGAGGCTGCCATCATGAAGGAGATGAAGCACCCCAATTTGGTGCAATTAATAG GTGTTTGCACCCGTGAGCCACCTTTCTACATCATCACCGAGTTCATGTCGCACGGCAATCTGCTGGACTTTTTGCGCTCCGCCGGCCGCGAAACCCTCGATGCGGTGGCGCTGCTCTACATGGCCACGCAGATAGCCTCCGGAATGAGCTACCTGGAGTCGCGCAACTATATCCACCGGGACTTGGCTGCCCGCAATTGTTTGGTGGGCGACAATAAGCTCGTCAAAGTGGCAGACTTTGGACTGGCACGCCTGATGCGCGATGATACGTATACGGCGCATGCCGGTGCCAAATTCCCCATCAAGTGGACAGCGCCAGAGGGATTGGCGTACAACAAGTTCAGCACCAAGTCGGACGTGTGGGCGTTCGGGGTGCTGCTGTGGGAGATTGCCACGTATGGGATGTCGCCGTATCCGGGCATCGACCTGACCGACGTTTATCACAAGCTGGAGAAGGGATATCGCATGGAGAGGCCGCCTGGTTGTCCCCCGGAGGTGTACGATCTGATGCGCCAATGCTGGCAGTGGGATGCCACCGACAGGCCCACATTCAAGAGCATACACCATGCGCTGGAGCACATGTTTCAG GAATCGTCCATCACCGAAGCGGTGGAGAAGCAGCTGAACGCCaatgccaccaccaccaccaacgcAGCCAGCGTGAGCAGCAGCTCCGCACCGAGCACATCGGGTATAGTCACTGGCGGAGGAGCCACCACCACAACGACGGCGGCCAGCGGCGGTGCCTCAACATCCTCCGCCACCGCATCGCTTAGTCTCACCCCGCAGATGGTGAAGAAGGGTCTGCCCGGCGGCCAGTCTCTCACGCCGAATGCCCACCACAACGATCCGCACCAGCTGCAAGCCAGCACGCCCATGTCAG AAACCGGCTCCAGTTCCACCAAGCTGACCACCTTCTCCAGTCAGGGCAAAGGCAATGTCCAGATGCGGAGGACCACCAACAAGCAGGGCAAGCAGGCGCCGGCTCCGCCCAAGCGAACCAG CCTCCTTTCGAGCAGTCGAGACTCGACATATCGCGAGGAGGACCCGACCAGCGCTCGTTGCAACTACATCGACGACCTCAGCACGAATG GCTTGGCCCGGGACATCAACAGTTTGACGCAGCGTTACGACTCGGAAACAGATCCAACCGCCGATCCTGATACCGATGCCACCGGCGACAGCCTGGAGCAGAGCCTGAGCCAAGTGGCCGTCGCCTCGCCGGCCAGCAACAAGATGCAACACTCGCTTcacggaggcggaggaggcaTTGGTCCACGATCGTCGCAGCAGCACAGCTCCTTCAAGCGTCCAACTCCGGCGCCCGTGATGGGCAATCGGGGTCTGGAGACCCGCCAGAGCAAACGCTCCCAGCAGGGGCTACCAACGCCACCGTCACCGGCACCAGcccatccacatccacatggGGCCAGCAATAATGGCAGTGCTCACCCCATCACCGTGGGCTCCCTGGATGTGATGAATGTGAAGAGAGTGGTGAATCGCTATGGAACCCTGCCCAAAGTGCAAAGGATCGGAGCCTATCTGGATAGCTTGGAAGATAGCAGTGAGCCTGCAGCTCCGGCAGTTGCTCCGGTTACTCCCACGCCGGCCAACGGTCATGCCACACCACCTTCAAGCCGGGTTAATCCCAAGGTCAGTCCAATTCCGCCGCAACAAATGATCCGGAGCAACTCCTCGGGCGGTGTGACCATGCAGAACAATGCAGCGGCCAGCTTAAACAAGCTGCAGCGCCACCGCACCACCACCGAGGGCACCATGATGACGTTCTCCTCTTTCCGTGCCGGCGGCTCCAGCAGTTCACCCAAAAGGAGTGGTTCCGGAGTTGCCAGCAACGTTCAGCCAGCTTTGGCCAATCTAGAGTTTCCTCCTCCACCGCTGGatttgccgccgccgcccgaGGAATTTGAGGGCGGGGctccaccaccgccaccgccggcGGCCGAGAGTGCCGTGCAGGCAATCCAGCAGCATCTGCATGCCCAGCTTCAACCAAACAATGGGAATCTCAATGGGAATAGCAatggcaacaataacaacgacAGCAGCCACAACGATGTGAGCAATACGGCGCCAAGTGTAGAGGAGGCCAGCTCCCGGTTTGGAGTGTCTCTAAGAAAGCGAGAACCATCCACAGACTCGTGCAGTTCGCTGGGCAGTCCGCCAGAGGATCTCAAGGAGAAGCTCATAACCGAAATCAAGGCAGCCGGCAAGGAAAGTGCTGCTCCTCTAGCAAATGGCTGCAGTTCCGGTATCACAGCTGTGGATCCCGTCTCCCTGCTGGTCACAGAGCTAGCCGAGAGCATGAATCTccccaagcagcagcagcagaagctaACCAATGGCAATGGTCAAACCGGTGGCTTTAAGCCGCAGCTCAAGAAAGTTGAAACCAAAAAGATGAGCCCGCCCACGGCCAAGGCGGAGCCAGCCAGCAATATCATTGACTTCAAGGCCCATCTGCGTCGCGTGGACAAGGAGAAGGAGCCGCCGGCGCCAGCACAACCAGCTCCAAATGCGGCCAACAATGCCAACAACTGCAACGCCTCCACGGGCACGCTCAATCGGAAGGATGACAATAACAAGAAGTATGCCCAGGCCATGCAAAAGACTGAAATCAAAATCGACGTGACCAACTCGAATGTGACGGAGGCGGAAACGTCAGCGGCGGCGGGCGAGGGCGATCTCGGCAAGCGACGAAGCACAGGTAGTATTAATAGCTTAAAAAAACTAtgggagcagcagccgccggcGCCGGACTATGCCAGCAGCTCGATCCTTCAGCAGCAGCCGTCGTCGGTGGTCAATGGCGGCGGCACTTCTAGCTCCCAGCTATCACCCAAATATGGGATGATGAAGGccactactactactactggCACTGCCAAGCCAGGCAACAGGCCACCGCCGGCTGCCCCTCCACCACCGCCCCCGAACTGCACCACCTCCTCCATAGCAACCACTACCACCATTACCACCACTACCACCAGTAGCACCTCCAGTAGAGACAGGCACCAggccggcggcagcagcacaacaataaaaacctCTCATTCAACGCAACTCTTCACAGATGACGAGGAGCAACCGCACCACGAGGGTTCCTCAACTGGCGGCACCGGCGTTGGAGCCCCGGACATGACCCAATCGCTGTATGAGCACAAGCCACAGATCCAGCAGAAGCCGGCGGTGCCGCACAAGCCCACCAAGCTGACGATCTACGCCACACCCATTGGCAAGCTTGCCGAGCCAACTGGCTCCGGTTCGACGTCCACGCAGATCTCCAGGGAGAGCATCTTGGAATTGGTAGGACTCCTAGAGGGTTCGCTCAAGCATCCGGTGAATGCCATCGCCGGCTCCCAGTGGCTGCAGCTGAGCGACAAGCTCAACATCTTGCAGAACTCGTGCGTTATCTTTGCGGAGAATGGAGCCATGGCGCCGCACTCGAAGTTCCAGTTCCGGGAGTTGGTCACCCGCGTGGAGGCACAGTCGCAGCACTTGCGCTCCGCCGGCAGCAAGAATGTCCAGGACAACGAACGCCTGGTGGCCGAGGTGGGCCAGTCGCTGCGCCAGATCTCCAATGCCCTCAACAGGTAA
- the Abl gene encoding tyrosine-protein kinase Abl isoform X6 — protein sequence MGAQQGKDRGSHSGGGGGGGVAPVSCIGLSSSSSPVASVSPHCISLSGSGGSNAPLGGGSTLRGSRIKSSSAGHSGNSGGGGGSSSGGAAGGSGGLSQRSGGHKDPRCNPSVGLNIFTEHNEALLQSRPLPHIPAGSTAASLLADAAELQQDSGGVGLQCSSLSGGHSSTTSVFESTHRWTSKENLLAPGPEEDDPQLFVALYDFQAGGENQLSLKKGEQVRILSYNKSGEWCEAHSNSGNVGWVPSNYVTPLNSLEKHSWYHGPISRNAAEYLLSSGINGSFLVRESESSPGQRSISLRYEGRVYHYRISEDSDGKVFVTQEAKFNTLAELVHHHSVPHEGHGLITPLLYPAPKQNKPTVFPLSPEPDEWEICRTDIMMKHKLGGGQYGEVYEAVWKRYGNTVAVKTLKEDTMALKDFLEEAAIMKEMKHPNLVQLIGVCTREPPFYIITEFMSHGNLLDFLRSAGRETLDAVALLYMATQIASGMSYLESRNYIHRDLAARNCLVGDNKLVKVADFGLARLMRDDTYTAHAGAKFPIKWTAPEGLAYNKFSTKSDVWAFGVLLWEIATYGMSPYPGIDLTDVYHKLEKGYRMERPPGCPPEVYDLMRQCWQWDATDRPTFKSIHHALEHMFQESSITEAVEKQLNANATTTTNAASVSSSSAPSTSGIVTGGGATTTTTAASGGASTSSATASLSLTPQMVKKGLPGGQSLTPNAHHNDPHQLQASTPMSETGSSSTKLTTFSSQGKGNVQMRRTTNKQGKQAPAPPKRTSLLSSSRDSTYREEDPTSARCNYIDDLSTNGIHKLKTSNYFSQTLSRNFKTQIPKHQHNNNTQQQIRTQQQPLLQQQQQQSVQQQQSVAQQQQHQQQLQQKQQYSIKKSSSCSSFLYDILFRGLARDINSLTQRYDSETDPTADPDTDATGDSLEQSLSQVAVASPASNKMQHSLHGGGGGIGPRSSQQHSSFKRPTPAPVMGNRGLETRQSKRSQQGLPTPPSPAPAHPHPHGASNNGSAHPITVGSLDVMNVKRVVNRYGTLPKVQRIGAYLDSLEDSSEPAAPAVAPVTPTPANGHATPPSSRVNPKVSPIPPQQMIRSNSSGGVTMQNNAAASLNKLQRHRTTTEGTMMTFSSFRAGGSSSSPKRSGSGVASNVQPALANLEFPPPPLDLPPPPEEFEGGAPPPPPPAAESAVQAIQQHLHAQLQPNNGNLNGNSNGNNNNDSSHNDVSNTAPSVEEASSRFGVSLRKREPSTDSCSSLGSPPEDLKEKLITEIKAAGKESAAPLANGCSSGITAVDPVSLLVTELAESMNLPKQQQQKLTNGNGQTGGFKPQLKKVETKKMSPPTAKAEPASNIIDFKAHLRRVDKEKEPPAPAQPAPNAANNANNCNASTGTLNRKDDNNKKYAQAMQKTEIKIDVTNSNVTEAETSAAAGEGDLGKRRSTDDEEQPHHEGSSTGGTGVGAPDMTQSLYEHKPQIQQKPAVPHKPTKLTIYATPIGKLAEPTGSGSTSTQISRESILELVGLLEGSLKHPVNAIAGSQWLQLSDKLNILQNSCVIFAENGAMAPHSKFQFRELVTRVEAQSQHLRSAGSKNVQDNERLVAEVGQSLRQISNALNR from the exons AGGCCCTGCTGCAGTCGCGTCCATTACCTCACATTCCGGCCGGAAGCACAGCGGCCTCTCTTCTGGCGGATGCGGCAGAGCTCCAGCAGGATTCCGGCGGAGTTGGTCTCCAGTGCTCCTCGCTGAGCGGTGGCCACAGCTCAACCACATCGGTGTTCGAGTCCACGCATAGATGGACCTCTAAGGAGAACCTGCTGGCACCCGGCCCCGAAGAGGATGATCCCCAGCTGTTTGTGGCCCTATACGACTTCCAGGCCGGTGGCGAGAACCAGCTGAGCCTAAAGAAGGGCGAGCAAGTGCGCATACTCAGTTACAACAAGTCGGGCGAATGGTGCGAGGCGCACTCGAACTCGGGCAACGTGGGCTGGGTGCCCTCCAACTATGTGACGCCGCTCAATTCGCTGGAGAAGCACTCGTGGTACCATGGACCCATCTCCCGCAATGCTGCCGAATATCTGCTGAGCTCCGGGATTAATGGCAGCTTCCTGGTGCGTGAGAGTGAGAGTTCGCCGGGTCAGAGGAGCATTAGCCTGCG CTATGAGGGTCGTGTCTATCACTATCGCATCTCGGAGGATTCCGACGGCAAGGTCTTTGTCACCCAGGAGGCAAAATTCAACACCCTAGCAGAGCTAGTGCATCATCACAGTGTGCCACACGAGGGTCATGGCCTGATCACACCGCTTCTGTATCCAGCGCCCAAGCAGAACAAGCCCACCGTCTTCCCGCTGAGTCCCGAGCCTGATGAGTGGGAGATCTGCCGGACGGACATTATGATGAAGCACAAGCTGGGTGGCGGGCAATATGGCGAGGTCTACGAGGCGGTGTGGAAGCGTTACGGCAATACAGTGGCTGTCAAGACCCTGAAAGAGGATACCATGGCCTTGAAGGACTTCCTGGAAGAGGCTGCCATCATGAAGGAGATGAAGCACCCCAATTTGGTGCAATTAATAG GTGTTTGCACCCGTGAGCCACCTTTCTACATCATCACCGAGTTCATGTCGCACGGCAATCTGCTGGACTTTTTGCGCTCCGCCGGCCGCGAAACCCTCGATGCGGTGGCGCTGCTCTACATGGCCACGCAGATAGCCTCCGGAATGAGCTACCTGGAGTCGCGCAACTATATCCACCGGGACTTGGCTGCCCGCAATTGTTTGGTGGGCGACAATAAGCTCGTCAAAGTGGCAGACTTTGGACTGGCACGCCTGATGCGCGATGATACGTATACGGCGCATGCCGGTGCCAAATTCCCCATCAAGTGGACAGCGCCAGAGGGATTGGCGTACAACAAGTTCAGCACCAAGTCGGACGTGTGGGCGTTCGGGGTGCTGCTGTGGGAGATTGCCACGTATGGGATGTCGCCGTATCCGGGCATCGACCTGACCGACGTTTATCACAAGCTGGAGAAGGGATATCGCATGGAGAGGCCGCCTGGTTGTCCCCCGGAGGTGTACGATCTGATGCGCCAATGCTGGCAGTGGGATGCCACCGACAGGCCCACATTCAAGAGCATACACCATGCGCTGGAGCACATGTTTCAG GAATCGTCCATCACCGAAGCGGTGGAGAAGCAGCTGAACGCCaatgccaccaccaccaccaacgcAGCCAGCGTGAGCAGCAGCTCCGCACCGAGCACATCGGGTATAGTCACTGGCGGAGGAGCCACCACCACAACGACGGCGGCCAGCGGCGGTGCCTCAACATCCTCCGCCACCGCATCGCTTAGTCTCACCCCGCAGATGGTGAAGAAGGGTCTGCCCGGCGGCCAGTCTCTCACGCCGAATGCCCACCACAACGATCCGCACCAGCTGCAAGCCAGCACGCCCATGTCAG AAACCGGCTCCAGTTCCACCAAGCTGACCACCTTCTCCAGTCAGGGCAAAGGCAATGTCCAGATGCGGAGGACCACCAACAAGCAGGGCAAGCAGGCGCCGGCTCCGCCCAAGCGAACCAG CCTCCTTTCGAGCAGTCGAGACTCGACATATCGCGAGGAGGACCCGACCAGCGCTCGTTGCAACTACATCGACGACCTCAGCACGAATGGTATACACAAATTGAAAACTAGCAATTATTTCAGCCAGACCCTTTCTAGAAATTTCAAGACACAAATTCCAAAACACcaacacaacaacaatacacaacaacaaatacgaacacaacaacaaccattactccaacaacaacaacaacagtccgtacagcaacagcaatccgtagcacagcaacaacaacatcaacaacaactacaacagaAACAACAGTATTCCATTAAGAAATCGTCCTCGTGCAGTAGTTTCCTTTACGACATCTTATTTCGAG GCTTGGCCCGGGACATCAACAGTTTGACGCAGCGTTACGACTCGGAAACAGATCCAACCGCCGATCCTGATACCGATGCCACCGGCGACAGCCTGGAGCAGAGCCTGAGCCAAGTGGCCGTCGCCTCGCCGGCCAGCAACAAGATGCAACACTCGCTTcacggaggcggaggaggcaTTGGTCCACGATCGTCGCAGCAGCACAGCTCCTTCAAGCGTCCAACTCCGGCGCCCGTGATGGGCAATCGGGGTCTGGAGACCCGCCAGAGCAAACGCTCCCAGCAGGGGCTACCAACGCCACCGTCACCGGCACCAGcccatccacatccacatggGGCCAGCAATAATGGCAGTGCTCACCCCATCACCGTGGGCTCCCTGGATGTGATGAATGTGAAGAGAGTGGTGAATCGCTATGGAACCCTGCCCAAAGTGCAAAGGATCGGAGCCTATCTGGATAGCTTGGAAGATAGCAGTGAGCCTGCAGCTCCGGCAGTTGCTCCGGTTACTCCCACGCCGGCCAACGGTCATGCCACACCACCTTCAAGCCGGGTTAATCCCAAGGTCAGTCCAATTCCGCCGCAACAAATGATCCGGAGCAACTCCTCGGGCGGTGTGACCATGCAGAACAATGCAGCGGCCAGCTTAAACAAGCTGCAGCGCCACCGCACCACCACCGAGGGCACCATGATGACGTTCTCCTCTTTCCGTGCCGGCGGCTCCAGCAGTTCACCCAAAAGGAGTGGTTCCGGAGTTGCCAGCAACGTTCAGCCAGCTTTGGCCAATCTAGAGTTTCCTCCTCCACCGCTGGatttgccgccgccgcccgaGGAATTTGAGGGCGGGGctccaccaccgccaccgccggcGGCCGAGAGTGCCGTGCAGGCAATCCAGCAGCATCTGCATGCCCAGCTTCAACCAAACAATGGGAATCTCAATGGGAATAGCAatggcaacaataacaacgacAGCAGCCACAACGATGTGAGCAATACGGCGCCAAGTGTAGAGGAGGCCAGCTCCCGGTTTGGAGTGTCTCTAAGAAAGCGAGAACCATCCACAGACTCGTGCAGTTCGCTGGGCAGTCCGCCAGAGGATCTCAAGGAGAAGCTCATAACCGAAATCAAGGCAGCCGGCAAGGAAAGTGCTGCTCCTCTAGCAAATGGCTGCAGTTCCGGTATCACAGCTGTGGATCCCGTCTCCCTGCTGGTCACAGAGCTAGCCGAGAGCATGAATCTccccaagcagcagcagcagaagctaACCAATGGCAATGGTCAAACCGGTGGCTTTAAGCCGCAGCTCAAGAAAGTTGAAACCAAAAAGATGAGCCCGCCCACGGCCAAGGCGGAGCCAGCCAGCAATATCATTGACTTCAAGGCCCATCTGCGTCGCGTGGACAAGGAGAAGGAGCCGCCGGCGCCAGCACAACCAGCTCCAAATGCGGCCAACAATGCCAACAACTGCAACGCCTCCACGGGCACGCTCAATCGGAAGGATGACAATAACAAGAAGTATGCCCAGGCCATGCAAAAGACTGAAATCAAAATCGACGTGACCAACTCGAATGTGACGGAGGCGGAAACGTCAGCGGCGGCGGGCGAGGGCGATCTCGGCAAGCGACGAAGCACAG ATGACGAGGAGCAACCGCACCACGAGGGTTCCTCAACTGGCGGCACCGGCGTTGGAGCCCCGGACATGACCCAATCGCTGTATGAGCACAAGCCACAGATCCAGCAGAAGCCGGCGGTGCCGCACAAGCCCACCAAGCTGACGATCTACGCCACACCCATTGGCAAGCTTGCCGAGCCAACTGGCTCCGGTTCGACGTCCACGCAGATCTCCAGGGAGAGCATCTTGGAATTGGTAGGACTCCTAGAGGGTTCGCTCAAGCATCCGGTGAATGCCATCGCCGGCTCCCAGTGGCTGCAGCTGAGCGACAAGCTCAACATCTTGCAGAACTCGTGCGTTATCTTTGCGGAGAATGGAGCCATGGCGCCGCACTCGAAGTTCCAGTTCCGGGAGTTGGTCACCCGCGTGGAGGCACAGTCGCAGCACTTGCGCTCCGCCGGCAGCAAGAATGTCCAGGACAACGAACGCCTGGTGGCCGAGGTGGGCCAGTCGCTGCGCCAGATCTCCAATGCCCTCAACAGGTAA